A portion of the Brevundimonas pondensis genome contains these proteins:
- the purQ gene encoding phosphoribosylformylglycinamidine synthase subunit PurQ translates to MSAAVIVFPGSNCDRDCKVAVERSTGEQVQMVWHAETELPKGLDLIVLPGGFSYGDYLRCGAMAAQAPIMQAVKKAADDGVAVLGICNGFQVLCEAGMLPGALLRNAGLKYVCKPISLTVANGQTRFTSGYQGQREVVMTQGNGDGNYFADAETLARLEGQGQVVFRYVDNPNGSVADIAGIQNERGNVLGMMPHPDRAFEAELGSADGATLFQSIYAAA, encoded by the coding sequence ATGAGCGCAGCCGTCATCGTCTTCCCGGGTTCCAACTGCGACCGCGACTGCAAGGTCGCCGTCGAACGTTCCACTGGCGAACAGGTCCAAATGGTCTGGCACGCCGAGACCGAGCTGCCGAAGGGCCTCGATCTGATCGTCCTGCCGGGCGGCTTCTCCTACGGCGACTATCTGCGCTGCGGCGCGATGGCGGCCCAGGCCCCCATCATGCAGGCGGTCAAGAAGGCCGCCGACGACGGCGTCGCCGTTCTGGGCATCTGCAACGGTTTCCAGGTCCTGTGCGAAGCCGGGATGCTGCCGGGGGCCCTGCTGCGCAACGCCGGCCTGAAATACGTCTGCAAGCCGATCAGCCTGACGGTGGCCAACGGCCAGACCCGCTTCACCTCGGGCTATCAGGGCCAACGCGAAGTCGTGATGACCCAGGGCAACGGCGACGGCAACTACTTCGCCGACGCCGAGACCCTGGCCCGCCTCGAGGGCCAGGGCCAGGTGGTCTTCCGCTACGTCGACAACCCCAACGGCTCGGTCGCCGACATCGCCGGCATTCAGAACGAACGCGGCAATGTCCTGGGCATGATGCCCCACCCCGACCGCGCCTTTGAAGCCGAGCTGGGCAGCGCCGACGGCGCCACCCTGTTCCAGAGCATCTACGCCGCAGCCTAA
- a CDS encoding MalM family protein encodes MTRLRTLGAVGLLGMTAAACATAAPPPPPALTYARQDCSATPDLSTAVSLTPDKERAVHLVASPVGPETSCLVRAGVAAPYVLYALPADFGDKTLNVGSTLEHMRIFAPNVEILDGQGNVIRTFERREYFYRGPVYSVQFRPRPGEAYLLVTAAHDLVGQQYDAIQIGVASTVVTTGLYSAVIQTGTEAKQMRTFSYDGTVRVAINDTDTEEKPTT; translated from the coding sequence ATGACACGCCTTCGCACCCTGGGGGCTGTCGGTCTGCTCGGGATGACGGCGGCGGCTTGCGCTACCGCCGCGCCCCCGCCGCCGCCAGCCCTGACCTATGCTCGACAGGACTGTTCTGCGACGCCTGATCTGTCGACCGCCGTCAGCCTGACACCCGACAAGGAACGGGCCGTTCATCTGGTGGCCTCGCCCGTCGGGCCGGAAACCTCATGTCTTGTTCGCGCCGGCGTCGCCGCGCCCTATGTGCTCTATGCTCTTCCGGCGGATTTCGGCGACAAGACGCTGAACGTCGGCTCGACGTTGGAGCACATGCGTATATTCGCTCCCAACGTCGAAATTCTGGACGGTCAGGGCAACGTCATTCGCACCTTCGAGCGGCGCGAGTACTTCTATCGCGGCCCGGTCTATTCCGTGCAGTTCCGCCCGCGTCCTGGTGAAGCCTATCTGCTGGTGACCGCGGCGCATGACCTTGTCGGCCAGCAGTACGACGCCATCCAGATCGGCGTCGCCAGCACCGTCGTGACAACCGGCCTCTACAGCGCGGTCATACAGACAGGCACCGAGGCCAAGCAGATGCGCACCTTCTCCTACGACGGGACGGTACGCGTTGCGATCAACGACACCGACACCGAAGAAAAGCCCACGACCTAG
- the purL gene encoding phosphoribosylformylglycinamidine synthase subunit PurL, whose amino-acid sequence MSAPQKTTAELAAEYGLAPNEYEVLLDRLGREPNQVELGVFSVMWSEHCSYKSSKKQLMKFPVTGPRVICGPGENAGVIDIDDGDACIFKMESHNHPSYIEPYQGAATGVGGIMRDVFTMGARPVALLNALRFGDPSHEKSKRLVKGVVAGIGGYGNCVGVPTVAGETNFHKGYNGNILVNAMCVGLARADEIYYSAAPEAGHDVVYFGSKTGRDGIHGATMSSTEFTEDSEEKRPTVQVGDPFAEKLLIEATLELMASGAVAAIQDMGAAGLTSSSVEMAGKGGVGVELDLDKVPQRETGMTAYEMMLSESQERMLAVLKPGFEDVGYRIFTKWGLDFAIIGKTTNTGHLVLKHHGEVVCDVPLAPLFDDAPLYDRPWVQPELQPRLDPAEVPAPESWNDAVIKVIACPDMASKRWIWEQYDRHVMADTLQDSSTGADAGVVRVHGTDKGLAVTSDCTPRYVQADPYEGGKQAVAEAWRNLTAVGSRPIAITDNLNFGNPQRPEIMGQIVRATDGMAEACRELDFPVVSGNVSLYNETNGVAIPPTPTVGAVGLLTNYDVVTGFGGVVEGDTLVLIGQTHGELGASIYLREVLGREDGAPPPVDLKLERKTGDFVRGLIETGELTVVHDLSDGGLVGAAADLALASDVGIELNASSAAHAHGFLFGEDQARYLVAVPDAEGLIAKAQEAGLHASVVGVAKGADFASSGPKGELYRIPVAHLREIHEGWMPNWIEG is encoded by the coding sequence ATGAGCGCTCCGCAAAAGACCACCGCAGAATTGGCCGCTGAATACGGTCTGGCTCCGAACGAGTATGAGGTCCTGCTGGACCGGCTGGGTCGAGAGCCCAACCAGGTCGAGCTGGGCGTCTTCTCGGTCATGTGGTCCGAGCACTGCTCTTACAAATCCTCCAAGAAGCAGCTGATGAAGTTCCCGGTCACGGGACCGCGCGTCATCTGCGGCCCGGGCGAGAACGCCGGGGTCATCGACATCGACGACGGCGACGCCTGCATCTTCAAGATGGAGAGCCACAACCACCCCTCCTACATCGAACCCTATCAGGGCGCGGCGACGGGCGTGGGCGGCATCATGCGCGACGTCTTCACCATGGGCGCCCGCCCGGTGGCCCTGCTGAACGCCCTGCGCTTCGGCGATCCGTCGCACGAGAAGTCGAAGCGTCTGGTCAAGGGCGTGGTCGCCGGCATCGGCGGCTACGGCAACTGCGTCGGCGTGCCGACGGTGGCCGGCGAGACCAACTTCCACAAGGGCTACAACGGCAACATCCTGGTCAACGCCATGTGCGTGGGCCTCGCCCGCGCCGACGAGATCTATTATTCGGCCGCGCCGGAAGCCGGCCACGACGTGGTCTACTTCGGCTCCAAGACGGGCCGCGACGGCATCCACGGCGCCACCATGTCCTCGACCGAGTTCACCGAGGATTCGGAAGAGAAGCGCCCCACCGTCCAGGTCGGCGATCCCTTCGCCGAGAAGCTGCTGATCGAAGCCACGCTGGAGCTGATGGCCTCGGGCGCCGTCGCCGCCATTCAGGACATGGGCGCGGCGGGTCTGACCTCTTCGTCGGTCGAGATGGCCGGCAAGGGCGGCGTCGGCGTCGAGCTGGACCTCGACAAGGTGCCCCAGCGCGAAACCGGCATGACCGCCTATGAGATGATGCTGTCGGAAAGCCAGGAGCGGATGCTGGCGGTCCTCAAGCCCGGCTTCGAGGACGTCGGCTATCGCATCTTCACCAAGTGGGGCCTGGACTTCGCCATCATCGGCAAGACGACCAACACCGGCCATCTGGTGCTGAAGCATCACGGCGAGGTGGTCTGCGACGTGCCGCTGGCCCCGCTGTTCGACGACGCGCCTTTGTATGACCGCCCCTGGGTTCAACCTGAGCTGCAACCGCGCCTCGACCCGGCGGAAGTCCCCGCTCCCGAAAGCTGGAACGACGCGGTCATCAAGGTCATCGCCTGCCCCGACATGGCGTCCAAGCGCTGGATCTGGGAACAGTACGACCGCCACGTCATGGCCGACACCCTGCAGGACTCTTCGACCGGCGCCGACGCTGGCGTGGTCCGCGTCCACGGCACCGACAAGGGCCTGGCCGTGACCAGCGACTGCACCCCGCGCTATGTCCAGGCCGACCCCTATGAGGGCGGCAAGCAGGCGGTTGCAGAAGCGTGGCGCAACCTGACCGCCGTGGGCTCGCGTCCCATCGCCATCACCGACAACCTCAACTTCGGCAACCCGCAGCGCCCCGAGATCATGGGCCAGATCGTCCGCGCCACCGACGGCATGGCCGAGGCCTGCCGTGAACTGGACTTCCCCGTCGTCTCGGGCAACGTCAGCCTCTACAACGAGACCAACGGCGTCGCCATTCCGCCGACCCCGACGGTCGGTGCGGTCGGCCTGCTGACCAACTATGACGTGGTCACCGGCTTCGGCGGCGTGGTCGAGGGCGACACGCTGGTCCTGATCGGCCAGACGCACGGCGAGCTGGGCGCCTCCATCTATCTGCGCGAAGTTCTGGGCCGTGAAGACGGCGCCCCGCCGCCGGTGGACCTGAAGCTGGAACGCAAGACCGGCGACTTCGTGCGCGGTCTGATCGAGACGGGCGAGCTGACGGTCGTGCATGACCTGTCGGACGGCGGTCTGGTCGGCGCCGCCGCCGACCTGGCCCTGGCCTCGGACGTCGGCATCGAGCTGAACGCCTCCAGCGCCGCCCACGCCCACGGCTTCCTGTTCGGCGAAGACCAGGCCCGCTATCTGGTCGCCGTCCCGGACGCCGAGGGCCTGATCGCCAAGGCTCAGGAAGCCGGTCTGCACGCCTCGGTCGTCGGCGTGGCCAAGGGCGCGGACTTCGCCTCCTCGGGTCCGAAGGGCGAGCTCTACCGCATCCCCGTCGCCCACCTGCGCGAGATCCACGAAGGCTGGATGCCGAACTGGATCGAGGGCTGA
- a CDS encoding indole-3-glycerol-phosphate synthase gives MHLRVLVFVVAGAALLAACDFEGGDPVQHALRDAAAARQAAALKTTEEEQAAAAKRAAPAEDDELSRLITSRRRAVEDTRALLAATTDPALKAQLASDLKAEEARLQVLEGRHMASATAHDAGR, from the coding sequence ATGCACCTGCGCGTCCTCGTCTTCGTCGTCGCCGGCGCGGCCCTGCTGGCCGCCTGCGACTTCGAGGGCGGCGACCCGGTCCAGCACGCCCTGCGCGACGCGGCGGCCGCCCGGCAAGCCGCCGCGCTGAAGACCACCGAAGAAGAACAGGCGGCCGCCGCCAAACGCGCCGCGCCCGCTGAGGACGACGAGTTGTCGCGCCTGATCACCTCGCGTCGCCGTGCCGTCGAGGACACCCGCGCCCTGCTGGCCGCCACCACCGATCCTGCCCTGAAGGCCCAATTGGCCAGCGATCTCAAAGCTGAGGAAGCACGACTTCAGGTCCTGGAAGGGCGACATATGGCGTCGGCGACCGCGCACGACGCAGGTCGCTGA
- a CDS encoding glycosyltransferase family 4 protein yields MKIAIVLPPGSRFSQAQPNSMETVVRTLAHAYAGDDTLRVFCCAGAEDHGDLPVHTLPQRRRPRLKALLAALKAFQPDLIEFHQQVRQAAQIAPHFPQTPLILYRHNALKTSRNPVNRWRYHRDYRRMDGLVFVSESERLNFLRDYPDLGRRAHAVPNPIDTPLWRASPEEREPVIAFAGRAIAEKGLDLVCAALPGVLDRHPDWRAVLMLNDWSMHADWAAPHVEPLARYGDRITVMRSAPLSEVRDVMQRAAIALTPSVWAEPLGLTALEAHAAGAALISSGRGGLREASGPHALYVDDLTPQGLADAIESLIADPARRLAMARAAQTHVLETHAPERRAAQLDALRRQMVRAVRD; encoded by the coding sequence GTGAAGATCGCCATTGTCCTGCCTCCGGGCAGCCGGTTCTCCCAGGCCCAGCCCAACTCCATGGAGACTGTGGTCCGCACTCTGGCCCATGCCTACGCAGGGGACGACACGCTGCGCGTCTTCTGTTGTGCCGGGGCCGAGGATCATGGCGACCTGCCCGTTCACACCCTGCCGCAGCGCCGTCGCCCGCGACTGAAGGCCCTTCTGGCCGCGCTCAAGGCCTTTCAGCCCGACCTGATCGAATTCCACCAGCAGGTGCGACAGGCTGCGCAGATCGCGCCGCATTTTCCCCAAACCCCGCTCATCCTCTATCGCCACAACGCGCTGAAGACCTCGCGCAACCCGGTCAACCGGTGGCGTTACCACCGCGACTATCGCCGCATGGACGGACTGGTCTTCGTCAGCGAGTCCGAGCGCCTGAACTTCCTGCGCGACTATCCTGATCTGGGTCGACGCGCCCACGCCGTGCCCAACCCCATCGACACCCCCCTGTGGCGCGCTTCGCCGGAAGAGCGCGAACCGGTCATCGCCTTCGCCGGACGCGCCATAGCCGAAAAGGGCCTGGATCTGGTTTGCGCCGCCCTGCCCGGCGTACTGGACCGTCACCCGGACTGGCGTGCGGTCCTGATGCTGAACGACTGGAGCATGCACGCCGACTGGGCCGCCCCCCACGTGGAGCCTCTGGCGCGCTACGGCGATCGCATCACAGTCATGCGCTCGGCCCCGCTGTCCGAGGTGCGCGACGTCATGCAGCGCGCCGCAATCGCCCTGACGCCCTCGGTCTGGGCCGAACCCCTGGGTCTGACCGCGCTCGAGGCCCATGCGGCTGGCGCCGCCCTGATATCTTCCGGACGTGGCGGCCTGCGCGAGGCCAGTGGTCCGCATGCCCTGTATGTCGACGACCTGACGCCGCAGGGTCTGGCCGATGCGATCGAAAGCCTGATCGCCGACCCCGCCCGTCGCCTCGCCATGGCGCGCGCGGCCCAGACCCATGTGCTGGAGACCCACGCGCCCGAACGTCGCGCCGCCCAACTGGATGCGCTGCGCCGCCAGATGGTCAGGGCCGTGCGCGACTAG
- a CDS encoding cytochrome P450: MTAAASTFRPWTPPRRTERLSLLPFLWQSWRDPLAIWGEAHFQELYISGQSPLGRSLVVSDPAGVRHVLTDSAANYVKGDLQRRVLGPMLADGLLLTEGEQWRRARRIMAPLFTPAHTTRTVEAMDRVCRRRVEGWRLQHGARVLNIDSEMSGLTFDILSATLFSDDLDGDAAGFEKALNHFLAVGARISPLDALKAPDWIPRLGRVASGGDARFFKERVNALVARRRARLEQGDAPDDLLTALLSARDEEGDGSGLSNHEVASNILTFILAGHETTARTLGWTLHLISRDRRVADILKAEADAWDRSAGGLRDLIWHRAVIEEAMRLFPPAPAMIRQALEDDVIGGHEVKAGQSVLIAPWVIHRHEKLWAEPDAFHPERFLPENRKSIDRYAWLPFSGGPRICIGAAFAMQEAIIALAEILKAAEVEAITPVEPRPIHQVTLRSSRTMRLRLRARRDQPGA, translated from the coding sequence ATGACCGCCGCCGCCTCGACCTTTCGGCCCTGGACGCCGCCGCGCCGGACGGAAAGGCTCAGCCTGTTGCCCTTCCTGTGGCAGAGCTGGCGCGATCCACTCGCCATCTGGGGCGAGGCGCATTTCCAGGAGCTCTACATCTCGGGCCAGTCGCCGCTGGGCCGATCCCTGGTGGTCAGTGATCCGGCGGGCGTACGCCATGTCCTGACCGACAGCGCCGCCAACTATGTGAAGGGCGACCTGCAACGACGGGTTCTGGGTCCCATGCTGGCGGACGGCCTTCTGCTGACCGAGGGCGAGCAATGGCGGCGCGCGCGGCGCATCATGGCCCCCCTGTTCACCCCCGCCCACACGACGCGCACGGTCGAGGCCATGGACAGGGTCTGTCGGCGCCGCGTCGAGGGCTGGCGGCTGCAACACGGCGCGCGGGTGCTGAACATCGACAGCGAGATGAGCGGCCTGACCTTCGACATCCTGTCGGCCACGCTGTTCTCGGACGATCTGGACGGCGACGCGGCGGGGTTCGAGAAGGCGCTGAACCATTTCCTGGCGGTCGGCGCCCGGATCAGCCCGCTGGACGCCCTGAAGGCGCCCGACTGGATCCCCCGCCTCGGCCGGGTGGCGTCCGGCGGCGACGCGCGCTTCTTCAAGGAGAGGGTCAACGCCCTGGTGGCCCGTCGCCGTGCGCGACTGGAACAAGGGGACGCGCCCGACGACCTGCTGACCGCCCTGCTCAGCGCCCGTGACGAGGAAGGCGACGGTTCGGGCCTGTCGAACCACGAGGTCGCCTCCAACATCCTGACCTTCATCCTGGCGGGACATGAGACCACGGCCCGGACCCTGGGCTGGACCCTGCACCTGATCAGCCGCGACCGTCGCGTGGCCGATATCCTCAAGGCCGAGGCCGACGCCTGGGACCGCAGCGCCGGGGGTCTGCGCGACCTGATCTGGCACCGGGCGGTGATCGAAGAGGCCATGCGCCTGTTCCCGCCGGCCCCGGCCATGATCCGACAGGCCCTGGAAGACGACGTGATCGGCGGTCATGAGGTGAAGGCCGGCCAGAGCGTGCTGATCGCGCCCTGGGTCATCCATCGGCATGAGAAGCTGTGGGCCGAGCCCGACGCCTTCCACCCCGAACGCTTCCTGCCCGAAAACCGCAAGTCGATCGACCGCTACGCCTGGCTGCCTTTCAGCGGCGGCCCGCGCATCTGCATCGGCGCCGCCTTCGCCATGCAGGAGGCCATCATCGCCCTGGCTGAAATCCTGAAAGCCGCCGAGGTCGAGGCCATCACCCCGGTCGAACCCCGCCCCATCCATCAGGTGACCCTGCGCAGCAGCCGAACCATGCGGCTGCGGCTGAGGGCGCGGCGGGATCAGCCCGGCGCCTAG
- a CDS encoding TIGR00282 family metallophosphoesterase, protein MRLAFFGDVVGKSGRDGLTDHLPGLRRDLKLDFVVVNAENAAGGFGITENTAREIFAAGADVLTLGNHSWDQREALTYIVREPRLIRPANYPRLMDAPGRGADVFVTEDGRRVLVINVLGRVHMDPMDDPFSAVERELEAAPLGVVADAVIVDMHAEATSEKMGMGHFCDGRASLVVGTHTHVPTADAQILPHGTAYQTDAGGCCDYDSVIGNDKEEPLRRFTTRLSGGRYTPASGPATICGVFVETDDRTGLAKRVEAIRVGGRLSQAIPQV, encoded by the coding sequence ATGAGACTGGCATTTTTCGGTGACGTGGTCGGCAAGTCCGGGCGCGATGGCTTGACGGATCATCTTCCGGGCTTGAGGCGCGACCTCAAGCTCGACTTCGTGGTGGTCAACGCCGAGAACGCCGCGGGCGGCTTCGGCATCACCGAGAACACCGCGCGCGAGATCTTCGCCGCCGGGGCCGACGTCCTGACCCTGGGCAACCACAGCTGGGACCAGCGCGAGGCCCTGACCTATATCGTGCGCGAGCCGCGTCTGATCCGTCCGGCCAACTATCCGCGCCTGATGGATGCGCCGGGCCGGGGCGCCGACGTCTTCGTCACCGAGGACGGCCGCCGGGTGCTGGTCATCAATGTGCTGGGTCGCGTCCACATGGACCCGATGGACGACCCCTTCAGCGCCGTGGAGCGCGAGCTGGAGGCCGCGCCGCTGGGCGTGGTCGCCGACGCCGTCATCGTTGACATGCACGCCGAGGCGACCAGCGAGAAGATGGGCATGGGCCACTTCTGCGACGGCCGCGCCAGTCTGGTGGTCGGCACCCACACCCACGTCCCGACCGCTGACGCGCAGATCCTGCCCCACGGCACGGCCTATCAGACCGACGCGGGCGGCTGCTGCGACTATGACTCGGTCATCGGCAACGACAAGGAAGAGCCGCTGCGCCGCTTCACCACGCGGCTTTCCGGCGGGCGCTACACCCCCGCCAGCGGCCCGGCCACCATCTGCGGCGTTTTCGTCGAGACCGACGACCGCACGGGTCTGGCCAAGCGCGTCGAGGCCATCCGCGTCGGCGGCCGGCTGAGCCAGGCTATCCCGCAGGTCTAG
- a CDS encoding 5-formyltetrahydrofolate cyclo-ligase: MTSKHELRASMRALRKRLAEVDNEAAERAAGHAGALPTGDAVALYRAMGSELDTDALAVALHQAGRRLCLPVVIERDAAMIFRAWAPGEPLELDAAGCPAPLPLAEAVTPDLILTPLLAFDAHGGRLGQGGGYYDRTFAVLPGAVRVGFAYAGQEVERLALEPHDMRLHGVLTEKGYRAVQ, translated from the coding sequence ATGACCTCCAAACACGAACTCCGCGCTTCCATGCGCGCCCTGCGCAAGCGGCTGGCCGAGGTCGATAACGAGGCCGCCGAGCGCGCCGCTGGGCACGCCGGGGCCCTGCCGACAGGCGACGCCGTCGCTCTCTATCGCGCCATGGGCTCGGAGCTGGACACGGACGCGCTGGCCGTCGCCCTGCATCAGGCGGGACGTCGCCTCTGCCTGCCGGTGGTGATCGAGCGCGACGCGGCCATGATCTTTCGCGCCTGGGCGCCGGGCGAGCCGCTGGAGCTGGACGCTGCCGGCTGTCCCGCGCCCCTGCCGCTGGCGGAGGCCGTGACGCCCGACCTGATCCTGACGCCGCTGCTGGCCTTCGACGCCCACGGCGGGCGGTTGGGGCAGGGCGGGGGCTATTACGACCGGACCTTTGCGGTCCTGCCCGGCGCCGTGCGCGTCGGCTTCGCCTACGCAGGGCAAGAGGTCGAGCGGCTGGCGCTGGAGCCTCATGACATGCGTCTGCATGGCGTTTTGACCGAGAAGGGCTATAGAGCCGTCCAATGA
- a CDS encoding cell division protein ZapA: MATVTVEVNGRSYAVGCADGQEERVAILARQFDTHVRQIAGDVGHVGDLRLFLMASLMLADELHEARQRLENGQGPVVEDGPKKAPPPPPGDGVAEALNAVAARIEKICQTI, encoded by the coding sequence ATGGCGACCGTTACAGTCGAGGTCAATGGCCGCTCCTACGCCGTCGGTTGCGCCGACGGTCAGGAAGAGCGCGTCGCTATCCTGGCTCGCCAGTTCGACACCCATGTACGCCAGATCGCCGGAGACGTGGGCCATGTAGGCGACCTGCGCCTGTTCCTGATGGCCTCGCTGATGCTGGCCGACGAACTGCATGAGGCGCGACAGCGCCTGGAGAACGGGCAGGGCCCGGTGGTCGAGGACGGTCCGAAAAAGGCCCCGCCGCCCCCGCCTGGCGACGGCGTGGCCGAGGCCCTGAACGCGGTGGCCGCCCGCATCGAGAAGATCTGCCAGACGATTTAA